In the genome of Petrotoga olearia DSM 13574, one region contains:
- a CDS encoding ABC transporter substrate-binding protein translates to MKKVVVLFAILTMVLSAFSITITMTAGAVGRELEVLYEQVAMFMEENPDITVNVLPMPNSSTDRHDLYVTYLASGTPDPDVLMLDVIWPAEFAPFLVDLTDDYDYFGLDGFFPGTVASNTVDGRLVAVPWFTDAGILYYRKDLLEKYGYDVPETWDELYTAAKDISAKEGINGFVWQGARYEGLTCDVMEFVHSFGGEIMKDGKVVVDDPEYYDNNLAAITFMNKLILDGASPRGVTTYMEEEARRVFQNGDAVFMRNWPYAWSLANTPESPVAGKVGITVLPKGPAPDGRNSATLGGWNLGINANSSPAEVEASKKLIKFLVSKEQQVYKAVYTGQTPTMVEAYNDPRTIEANDFYPDILDVFVNAEPRPVSPIYNEISREIQVAVHQVLTGQSTPERALDSLARNLKSLVE, encoded by the coding sequence ATGAAAAAAGTAGTTGTTTTATTTGCTATATTGACGATGGTGTTGAGTGCTTTTTCCATTACCATCACGATGACGGCTGGCGCAGTAGGAAGGGAATTAGAAGTTCTCTATGAACAAGTTGCAATGTTTATGGAAGAAAACCCAGATATAACTGTAAATGTTCTTCCAATGCCAAACAGCTCTACGGATAGGCACGATCTTTACGTTACTTACTTAGCTTCAGGCACTCCGGATCCAGATGTATTGATGCTTGATGTTATTTGGCCCGCAGAATTTGCCCCATTCTTAGTAGATTTAACAGACGATTACGATTATTTTGGACTTGATGGGTTTTTCCCTGGAACCGTTGCTTCAAATACTGTAGATGGCAGATTAGTGGCGGTCCCTTGGTTTACTGATGCAGGTATTCTTTATTACCGCAAAGATCTTTTGGAAAAGTACGGTTACGATGTTCCAGAAACTTGGGATGAACTGTACACAGCTGCAAAAGATATCTCAGCAAAAGAAGGAATCAATGGTTTCGTATGGCAGGGAGCCAGGTATGAAGGCTTAACTTGTGATGTTATGGAATTTGTTCACAGTTTCGGCGGAGAAATAATGAAAGATGGCAAAGTTGTTGTTGATGATCCTGAGTACTATGATAACAATTTAGCTGCAATAACCTTCATGAATAAATTGATATTAGACGGGGCGAGTCCTAGGGGAGTAACTACCTACATGGAAGAAGAAGCAAGAAGAGTTTTCCAAAATGGTGATGCTGTTTTTATGAGAAACTGGCCATATGCATGGTCTTTAGCTAACACTCCAGAGTCTCCTGTTGCTGGGAAAGTTGGTATAACAGTTTTACCAAAGGGACCAGCACCAGATGGAAGAAATTCTGCTACATTAGGTGGATGGAACCTTGGTATCAATGCAAATTCTTCTCCTGCAGAAGTAGAAGCTTCTAAAAAATTGATCAAATTCTTAGTTAGTAAAGAACAACAAGTCTACAAGGCTGTTTATACCGGTCAAACACCTACTATGGTGGAGGCATACAACGATCCGAGAACTATAGAGGCAAATGATTTCTATCCAGATATTTTAGATGTTTTCGTGAATGCCGAACCAAGACCTGTTTCTCCAATATATAATGAAATTTCACGTGAGATCCAAGTTGCCGTACACCAAGTTCTAACAGGCCAATCTACCCCTGAAAGAGCTTTGGACAGTTTAGCAAGAAACCTTAAATCTTTAGTTGAATAA
- a CDS encoding carbohydrate ABC transporter permease, with protein MKVKGTYKRSDIWLAFWLIIPTLIAIGITAFYPLGQTLYDSFFKWSLRPGFEREFVGFQNYINLFQDPRFLSSLWNTIYFTFFSVVIEFLLGLGTALILNADFKLRGLVRAAVLIPWAIPTAVSSQMWKWMYNDQYGVISIMLYNLGILEEGTPILGTPGMAMAAIIGVDVWKTTPFVALLLLAGLQTIPNELYEAARIDGANIWKQFTSITLPVLRPTIGVTLIFRTLDALRVFDIVYIMTQGSVGTETLAVYNRSLLMDNIFSPRGLFGYGSALSVVIFLIIGIFTLIYIRSLNIKLD; from the coding sequence ATGAAAGTAAAAGGTACTTATAAAAGATCTGATATCTGGCTTGCGTTTTGGCTTATTATCCCAACCTTAATTGCTATCGGTATTACCGCCTTCTATCCTCTGGGGCAAACTCTTTATGATAGTTTCTTCAAATGGTCTCTCAGACCAGGATTTGAAAGAGAATTCGTAGGATTTCAAAATTATATCAATTTGTTTCAAGATCCTAGATTTTTGAGTTCGTTATGGAATACAATATATTTTACCTTTTTTTCTGTAGTAATAGAATTCCTTTTAGGGTTAGGAACCGCTTTAATATTGAATGCGGACTTTAAATTGAGAGGTTTGGTAAGGGCGGCTGTTTTGATTCCATGGGCAATACCTACAGCGGTCTCTTCTCAGATGTGGAAATGGATGTATAATGACCAATATGGTGTAATAAGTATAATGCTGTATAATTTAGGAATACTTGAGGAAGGTACCCCAATTCTTGGGACTCCGGGTATGGCTATGGCTGCGATTATTGGCGTTGATGTCTGGAAAACTACTCCTTTTGTTGCTCTTTTACTTCTTGCAGGGCTTCAAACCATACCTAATGAGTTGTACGAAGCAGCTAGAATAGATGGTGCAAATATATGGAAACAATTCACTTCTATCACTTTACCTGTATTAAGGCCTACTATTGGTGTGACTTTAATATTTAGAACTTTAGACGCTTTGAGAGTCTTTGATATTGTTTACATAATGACACAAGGGTCAGTTGGAACGGAAACTCTCGCAGTTTACAATAGGTCACTTTTAATGGATAATATCTTCTCTCCAAGAGGTTTGTTTGGATATGGTTCGGCATTATCAGTCGTAATATTTTTAATCATAGGTATATTCACACTTATTTACATACGCTCTTTGAACATTAAATTAGATTGA